The following are encoded together in the Plasmodium vinckei vinckei genome assembly, chromosome: PVVCY_12 genome:
- a CDS encoding transporter, putative, protein MHQDKSMRRTMNQSRKDGNDTCDINNDREHDNINRNSYINNFHIENINNDKNGYKGYKNEKSYIYRSEREDVKDPILGNRKHAYEDSVNSNEMISRTNYEYSNKNDMDMEIEMYSMGNNNFYNGNNNLHSSDIINYINNNNVTKNLDKTGSNSDINTYIKKLTSNQSTAYCDGKGYNESGLVNTFDINFRDVIKNNNNKNYINNINNKHVPEEMLELGNGSFDSSFYMDNNAEEVDNGEQGGLSFMKKLKMYFNYFGPGWIVAIAYLDPGNICGNLNVGLIRSDEFNSIDSPIKDYTGYRLLWVLVYGHILGFIFHTLSMKLGHITGLDLAALCRKEFSTKFSYFLYGCVQLAIWGAHMQAIIGVFVAINLILGVPVKIAILYTLIEAFAYSFLENKSIDLLEKILSLLIGILVCCFMFNVFMTPINFQEVASSIIFPRIPKGKLLDTMGLLGSVISAHIFYLHSNLTSKKKPIMYNDRMVKRYNKLGIIESGGSLLVSCITNCIIVLTFAEVNLSGDDRRSDYNLFNAYDVMQKYFGKTSMYIWSFGLLSSGNNASFMCEYASKSVFEGFLNKNVNPFFRVVFSRIILFIMLYAFVSYDKYTIDQLSNFINVVQILLLPLAIIPLYRFSTHKNVLGKFAIKGPFKLLVFVLVISIIVANFLLTLFDFLQYAPNGLYVMFILLCSIVYLIFIVYFFNMPITKTYYKEVS, encoded by the coding sequence ATGCATCAAGATAAGTCGATGAGAAGAACAATGAACCAGTCACGAAAAGATGGTAATGATACATGtgatattaataatgatcGAGAacatgataatataaatagaaatagttatattaataattttcatattgaaaatataaataatgataaaaatggatataaaggttataaaaatgagaaATCGTATATATATCGTTCAGAAAGAGAAGATGTTAAAGATCCAATTTTAGGAAATAGAAAACATGCATATGAAGATAGTGTAAATTCAAATGAAATGATTTCAAGAACTAACTATGaatatagtaataaaaatgatatggATATGGAAATAGAGATGTATAGTATgggtaataataatttttacaatgGCAATAATAATCTTCATAGTAgtgatattataaattatataaataataataatgtgaCTAAGAACCTTGATAAAACAGGAAGCAATTctgatataaatacatatattaaaaaattaacttCGAATCAATCTACTGCATATTGTGATGGTAAAGGCTATAATGAGTCAGGACTTGTAAATACttttgatataaattttagagatgttataaaaaacaataataataaaaattatataaataatataaataataaacatgtACCTGAGGAAATGTTAGAATTAGGTAACGGATCTTTTGATAGCTCCTTTTATATGGATAATAATGCCGAAGAAGTCGATAATGGGGAACAAGGTGGATTATCTTTTAtgaagaaattaaaaatgtattttaattattttggtCCCGGATGGATTGTTGCTATTGCTTATTTAGACCCTGGTAATATATGTGGGAACTTAAATGTCGGTTTAATAAGATCTGATGAGTTTAATAGCATAGATAGTCCAATAAAAGATTATACGGGATATAGATTATTGTGGGTATTGGTATATGGGCATATACttggttttatttttcacaCTTTATCAATGAAATTGGGACACATAACAGGTTTGGACTTAGCAGCATTATGCCGAAAAGAATTTAGtacaaaattttcatattttttatatggatGTGTGCAACTAGCTATATGGGGAGCACATATGCAAGCTATTATAGGTGTATTTGTGGCTATTAATTTGATTTTGGGAGTACCTGTTAAAATAGCAATTCTTTATACACTAATAGAAGCATTTGCATACAGttttttagaaaataagAGTATAGATTTACTAGAAAAGATATTAAGTTTACTTATCGGTATATTAGTTTGTTGCTTTATgtttaatgtttttatgACACCAATAAATTTTCAAGAAGTAGCTTCAAGTATAATATTTCCTAGAATCCCAAAAGGAAAACTGTTAGATACAATGGGATTATTAGGTAGTGTAATATCagcacatatattttacttgCACTCAAATTTGacttcaaaaaaaaaaccaaTAATGTATAATGATAGAATGGTAAAAAGGTATAACAAGTTGGGAATAATCGAGTCAGGAGGATCTTTACTTGTATCATGTATTACAAATTGTATAATTGTTTTAACATTTGCTGAAGTAAACCTTAGTGGTGATGATAGGAGATCTGATTATAATCTTTTCAATGCATATGATGTTatgcaaaaatattttgggAAAACATCGATGTATATATGGTCATTTGGTTTATTAAGTAGTGGAAACAATGCAAGCTTTATGTGTGAGTATGCATCAAAATCAGTTTTTGAAGGATttctaaataaaaatgttaatccATTTTTTCGAGTTGTATTTTCCAGaataattctttttataatgCTATATGCATTTGTATCATATGATAAGTATACTATTGACCAGttatcaaattttataaatgttGTTCAAATTTTGTTACTTCCATTAGCAATTATACCATTATACAGATTCTCTAcacataaaaatgttttggGGAAGTTTGCTATAAAAGGACCATTTAAACTTCTTGTTTTTGTACTTGTTATTTCTATTATTGTTGCAAACTTTTTACTAACCTTATTTGATTTTCTACAATATGCACCTAATGGTTTATACgttatgtttatattattatgttcgatagtttatttaatattcatcgtatatttttttaacatgcCAATTACAAAAACATATTACAAAGAAGTTAGTTAG
- a CDS encoding karyopherin beta, putative: MEKIVEIIEGLSNPDSRIRTECENTLNYYKKNDLNNTVLSILKLLKSHKNSQVRLQCAILVRNLFRGYIKSPTGDIMDKDKVDDNSILNGEEENYWDLLSNNLKNIVKSELISNIGIETDKMVRSNLCSNIIDLSSKLLINNEWPELLSVTFEFCNSNNNNDVLISGYKILGGILNCIPDELHGKNEMISSICMKGLNSPSVQVRSECINLISCIVEDNNSPLIKCVQPCIPLILQSLSLMVKNSVSDVAVLDECEKVLQSIGKMIDYNAKFFSKYISNLCDILFDICMKNENELNYEFDNSLKSLSIEALITIPERRPKTALSVPRFLDKIINVSLLFMLDINNDCFNEWMNSLKESKDENQELYDIGEESLDRVGKAYSELSDDSEFIHILYNKVSEYLMKNTWEHKYVAIMAIAQTIEYLPEDEIEEQLENVIKMLLQVLLDQDVRVRYAACQAIGQISLDHQPYVQKEYPRQIITSLISTMNDVHLRVQSHATAAFVNFAEELEKSALLPFSDMIIEILLQKLNTTNYLLVREQAVTAIAVIAGVIEEDFLKYYPTVVPLMKEIIQKAVSEEERTCRGKAIECISIIGLSVGKEIFIEDAKECMSALLQISSTKMDPDDTVKEYIQEAIGRICRALGNDFYPYLSSIVPTILSLLSISPKPLVDDDDDLTITMVSNGQYVGLKTSLLEDQEKALDLLIIIIEVLKENYKEYIEATASAILPMLNYELSDEIKQKALSAVSELIEAARIISEQTDNNKSMLLAILTTSAEKVLKSLSDTKLDDNYEYVLDIMIIESNGLYMCLQKAGANILPNNTLKMFFNEIFKLLQYSTDRRVIYNQKKNNEDVDDDELLIIDREEELEQTYRTNLLDILGVLIKHHTNQFLSTCCDICITFINNYLNSPHAEDIALALYVCDDLLEFLQDNSVCLWEYFMNPLLLNINHSDHKVKQAACYGVIQANKIEAFGKYANLAVEYLLKLLHQSGPSKKPKEYISAIDNAVAALGDIVLMHTSKFNNAEELIKLWLNNLPIKEDESEGRRVHKNLIDLVSQNHPLLFGKDNSNIGKIIEIFLSVYETDFSDSDCNKKIVSLISSLDQSYLSNLASSSLTNKQSKKLNHIMNASRK; the protein is encoded by the coding sequence ATGGAAAAAATTGTGGAGATTATTGAAGGGTTAAGTAACCCTGATAGCCGTATACGAACTGAATGCGAAAATACCCTAAACTATTACAAAAAGaatgatttaaataatacagtattatcaatattgaaattattaaaaagcCACAAAAACAGCCAAGTAAGATTACAATGTGCAATATTAGTACGTAATTTATTTCGAGGATATATAAAATCTCCAACTGGTGATATAATGGATAAAGATAAAGTCGATGATAATTCAATCTTAAATGgtgaagaagaaaattattGGGATTTATTATctaacaatttaaaaaatatagttaaGTCTGAACTTATTAGTAATATAGGTATTGAAACTGACAAAATGGTGAGAAGTAATTTGTGTAGTAATATAATAGATCTTTCATCAAAATTgcttataaataatgaatggCCAGAATTATTATCTGTTACTTTTGAATTCTGTAACtcaaataacaataatgaCGTATTAATAAGTGggtataaaattttagGAGGTATATTAAATTGTATACCTGATGAATTGCATggtaaaaatgaaatgatATCATCAATTTGTATGAAAGGGCTAAATTCACCAAGTGTACAAGTTAGAAGTGAatgtattaatttaatttcatGTATAGTAGAAGATAACAATTCCCCATTAATTAAATGCGTACAACCATGTATTCCTTTAATTTTACAATCTCTAAGTTTAATGGTTAAGAATAGTGTATCTGATGTTGCTGTTTTAGATGAATGTGAAAAAGTCTTGCAATCAATAGGAAAAATGATAGATTATAATgcaaaatttttttctaaatatatttcaaatttatGTGACATCTTATTTGATATATGTATGAAAAATGAGAATGAATTAAACTACGAGTTTGATAACAGTTTAAAATCTTTAAGTATTGAAGCACTTATAACTATACCAGAAAGAAGGCCCAAAACAGCTTTATCGGTTCCTCGTTTTTtagataaaattattaatgtatcattattatttatgctTGATATTAACAACGATTGTTTTAATGAATGGATGAACTCACTAAAAGAAAGTAAAGATGAAAATCAAGAATTATATGATATAGGTGAGGAATCATTAGATAGAGTTGGTAAGGCATATAGTGAATTATCAGATGATTCTgaatttattcatatattatataataaagtatctgaatatttaatgaaaaacaCATGGgaacataaatatgttgCAATAATGGCTATAGCACAAACTATTGAGTATTTACCAGAAGATGAAATAGAAGAACAATTAGAAAATGTTATCAAAATGTTATTACAAGTTTTATTAGATCAAGATGTCAGAGTTAGATATGCTGCATGTCAAGCAATTGGTCAAATATCTTTAGATCATCAACCATATGTCCAAAAAGAATATCCAAGACAAATTATTACTTCATTAATTTCAACTATGAATGACGTTCACTTAAGAGTACAATCTCATGCAACAGCAGCATTCGTAAATTTTGCAGaagaattagaaaaaaGTGCATTATTACCATTTTCTGACATGATTATAGAAATccttttacaaaaattgaACActacaaattatttattagttCGTGAGCAAGCAGTCACAGCTATAGCAGTTATTGCTGGTGTCATAGAAGAAGATTTCTTAAAATACTACCCTACTGTTGTACCTTTAATGAAggaaataatacaaaaagcCGTATCAGAGGAAGAAAGAACATGCAGAGGTAAAGCAATTGAATGTATATCAATAATAGGTTTATCTGTCggtaaagaaatatttattgaaGATGCAAAAGAATGTATGAGTGCATTATTACAAATAAGTAGCACAAAAATGGATCCTGATGATACagtaaaagaatatatacaagAGGCAATTGGTCGTATATGTCGTGCCTTAGGAAATGATTTTTATCCATATCTTAGCAGTATAGTACCAACTATATTATCTCTTCTTTCTATATCACCAAAACCTTTAGTTGATGACGATGACGATTTAACTATTACTATGGTTTCTAATGGACAATATGTAGGATTAAAAACTTCATTATTAGAAGATCAAGAAAAGGCACttgatttattaattattattatagaagtattaaaagaaaattataaagaatatatagaaGCTACAGCTAGTGCTATATTACCTATGCTTAATTACGAATTATcagatgaaataaaacagAAAGCATTATCAGCTGTTAGTGAATTAATTGAAGCAGCAAGAATAATATCAGAGCAAacagataataataaatctaTGCTATTAGCTATACTTACAACATCTGCTGAGAAAGtattaaaaagtttatCAGATACAAAATTAGATGACAATTATGAATATGTATTAGATATAATGATTATTGAATCTAATGGTTTATACATGTGCTTACAAAAAGCCGGTGCTAATATATTACCTAACAatacattaaaaatgtttttcaatgaaatatttaaattattacaataCTCAACTGATAGAAGAGTTATttataatcaaaaaaaaaataatgaagatgTCGATGATGAcgaattattaattatagaTAGAGAAGAAGAGTTAGAACAAACATATAGAACCAACTTATTAGATATATTGGGagtattaataaaacaCCACACAAATCAATTCTTAAGTACATGTTGTGATATATGTAttacatttataaataattatttaaactcACCACATGCAGAAGATATTGCATTAGCTTTATATGTTTGTGATGACTTATTAGAATTTTTACAAGATAATAGTGTTTGCTTATgggaatattttatgaacccattattattaaatattaaccACTCTGATCATAAAGTTAAACAAGCAGCATGTTATGGTGTTATACaagcaaataaaatagaagCCTTTGGTAAATATGCAAATTTGGCTgtagaatatttattaaaattattacatcAATCTGGTCCATCTAAAAAACCCAAGGAATACATATCTGCTATTGATAATGCTGTAGCTGCATTAGGAGATATTGTCTTAATGCATACATCCAAATTCAATAATGCAGaagaattaattaaattatggTTGAATAATTTACCAATTAAAGAAGATGAATCAGAAGGAAGACGAGTACACAAAAACTTAATCGATCTTGTTTCACAAAATCACCCACTTTTATTCGGAAAAgataattcaaatattggaaaaattatagaaaTATTCTTATCAGTATATGAAACAGATTTTTCTGATTCAGAttgtaacaaaaaaatagtatccTTAATAAGTTCTTTAGACCAATCTTATTTGAGCAACTTGGCTTCCTCATCTCTCACCAACAAACAatctaaaaaattaaatcacATTATGAATGCCTCTAGAAAGTAA